A part of Acidobacteriota bacterium genomic DNA contains:
- the arcC gene encoding carbamate kinase: MDDRKIALIAFGGNALIERGKEGTQGEQLENAARVAEILCNIVEKGFDLILVHGNGPQVGNILIQVEEAVTKVPPLSLDVCVAQSEGSIGYMLEKALSNSFRKRGIKKDIVTILTEVEVSKDDPALKNPTKPIGPFYTAYRAEYLMAEKKWTMVEDSGRGYRKVVPSPKPIAILKMDVIKSLITQGYVLIAAGGGGIPVYRDERGFLHGIEAVIDKDYAAALIAKEVGVDLFIILTDIEKVYLNYGKKSQKELSLLTLKEAKRYFQQGQFPPGSMGPKVEAAIDFVETTGKEVLITSISSVKDAIEGKSGTLIIRESLPLFPPMVERTKES; encoded by the coding sequence ATGGACGACAGAAAGATTGCACTGATAGCCTTCGGTGGTAATGCCCTCATTGAGAGAGGAAAAGAGGGAACACAGGGCGAGCAGCTCGAGAATGCCGCGAGGGTTGCCGAGATTCTTTGCAACATTGTGGAAAAGGGGTTCGACCTAATACTTGTCCACGGTAACGGTCCCCAGGTAGGAAATATCCTGATCCAGGTGGAGGAAGCAGTCACCAAAGTCCCGCCATTGTCCCTTGATGTCTGCGTAGCCCAGTCCGAGGGGAGCATCGGGTATATGCTCGAAAAGGCACTGTCCAACTCCTTCAGGAAGAGGGGAATCAAGAAGGATATTGTTACCATCCTCACCGAGGTCGAGGTCAGCAAGGATGACCCGGCTCTGAAGAATCCAACCAAGCCGATCGGTCCATTCTACACCGCTTACAGAGCAGAGTATCTCATGGCCGAGAAAAAATGGACGATGGTGGAGGATAGCGGACGAGGATACAGAAAGGTCGTCCCTTCACCGAAGCCGATTGCCATCCTGAAGATGGATGTCATCAAGAGTCTCATAACCCAGGGTTACGTCCTCATAGCGGCAGGTGGAGGTGGCATCCCTGTCTACAGGGATGAACGGGGATTTCTACACGGGATCGAGGCTGTCATCGATAAAGATTATGCCGCAGCTCTGATCGCCAAGGAGGTTGGCGTCGATCTCTTCATCATTCTAACGGACATCGAGAAGGTTTACCTTAATTACGGCAAGAAGAGCCAGAAGGAGCTTTCTCTCCTGACTCTGAAGGAAGCTAAGAGATATTTTCAGCAGGGTCAGTTCCCGCCAGGGAGTATGGGCCCCAAGGTGGAAGCCGCCATCGATTTCGTCGAAACCACTGGTAAGGAAGTCCTTATTACTTCGATCTCTTCCGTAAAGGATGCAATAGAAGGGAAAAGCGGGACACTCATCATCCGAGAGAGCCTTCCGCTCTTTCCTCCTATGGTCGAGCGGACCAAAGAATCATAA
- the ubiE gene encoding bifunctional demethylmenaquinone methyltransferase/2-methoxy-6-polyprenyl-1,4-benzoquinol methylase UbiE gives MRDVGNIREMFSSISGRYDLLNHLLSFNIDRRWRKKLIAMIPARSRLVLDYCCGTSDLGILAAKSEKSIIGLDFSHEMLVEGSRKILKEGLNHTVCLIEADAHVLPLKDGSVDTIMTAFGIRNLVDLERGFSEMARVLTAGGTALIIEFSNPTNIFIKMLYYPYLRFLLPLFGTLISGNRNAYHYLTSTIMAFPEPEKIRQIMEKAGFEKANLKGLSGGIVTLYIANKRTGEQ, from the coding sequence ATGAGAGATGTAGGAAATATAAGAGAGATGTTTTCGAGCATATCGGGAAGGTATGACCTCCTGAATCATCTCCTTAGTTTTAACATAGACAGAAGATGGAGAAAGAAACTAATCGCAATGATCCCTGCCAGGAGCCGTCTCGTTCTCGATTACTGCTGCGGTACTTCCGATCTAGGAATTCTAGCAGCTAAATCGGAAAAATCTATCATTGGATTGGATTTCAGCCATGAGATGCTGGTTGAAGGTAGCAGAAAGATCCTGAAGGAGGGGTTGAACCACACCGTCTGTCTCATCGAGGCGGATGCCCATGTACTGCCCCTGAAAGATGGAAGTGTTGACACCATTATGACCGCCTTTGGCATCAGAAACCTGGTGGACCTTGAAAGAGGCTTTTCTGAAATGGCAAGAGTCCTGACTGCAGGAGGGACGGCACTGATAATCGAATTCAGCAACCCGACCAACATCTTCATAAAGATGCTTTACTATCCTTACCTGAGATTCCTCCTTCCTCTCTTCGGAACTCTGATCAGCGGGAACAGGAACGCGTATCATTACCTCACCTCAACGATCATGGCTTTCCCGGAACCTGAAAAGATCCGGCAGATAATGGAAAAAGCAGGTTTTGAAAAGGCAAATCTCAAAGGCCTATCAGGCGGGATCGTTACTCTATACATCGCCAATAAGAGAACTGGCGAACAATGA
- a CDS encoding cyclic 2,3-diphosphoglycerate synthase, whose product MAVKNVLIMGAAGRDFHNFNLYFKDNENYRVVAFTATQIPNIEGRQYPAELAGKLYPEGIPIYSEKRLNELIDQHGIDEVVFSYSDISHEFVMHKASQVIAAGADFKLIGSRHTMLESRLPVISICAVRTGSGKSPATRRISKILRGMGKKIVVIRHPMPYGDIVKQKVQRFASVEDIDRQECTLEEREEYEHHVTNGNIVYAGVDYAAILKEAEKEADIIMWDGGNNDLPFYKPSLEIVIVDPHRPGHEIRYFPGEVNLRRAGVIIISKVSTAPKEGVQEVKRNIKKINPKAIVIEADLKIEVDNSKMIKGKRVLIVEDGPTLTHGEMKYGAGTIAAREFGAAEIIDPRPFAVGSIQKVFEDYPHIGALLPAVGYGDRQIKELQETIERTNCDLIIIGTPIDLRRIIDFKKQALRVTYRLREMSKPDLAEVLERFRD is encoded by the coding sequence ATGGCAGTCAAAAATGTTCTCATAATGGGAGCAGCAGGAAGGGACTTTCATAACTTCAACCTATACTTTAAAGATAATGAGAATTACAGAGTTGTGGCCTTCACCGCGACACAGATACCAAACATCGAAGGGAGGCAGTACCCGGCCGAGCTTGCCGGAAAGCTTTATCCTGAGGGAATACCCATCTATTCGGAAAAAAGGCTTAATGAGCTCATTGATCAACATGGGATCGATGAGGTTGTATTTTCCTATAGCGACATATCGCACGAATTTGTCATGCATAAGGCTTCCCAGGTGATTGCTGCGGGGGCTGATTTCAAGCTGATCGGCTCAAGGCACACCATGCTGGAATCCAGGCTCCCTGTAATTTCCATATGTGCCGTGAGGACGGGAAGCGGTAAAAGCCCGGCGACCAGGAGGATATCCAAGATTCTTCGCGGCATGGGAAAGAAAATTGTCGTCATAAGGCATCCCATGCCTTACGGTGACATCGTAAAGCAGAAGGTCCAGAGGTTTGCGTCGGTAGAGGATATCGATAGGCAGGAATGTACGCTCGAGGAGAGGGAAGAGTATGAACATCATGTCACGAACGGCAACATCGTTTATGCCGGAGTCGATTATGCAGCGATCCTGAAAGAGGCGGAGAAGGAAGCCGATATCATCATGTGGGATGGTGGAAATAACGACCTGCCCTTCTATAAGCCCTCTCTAGAGATAGTCATTGTCGATCCGCACAGGCCGGGACATGAAATCAGGTACTTCCCCGGAGAGGTCAATCTGAGAAGGGCTGGCGTCATCATCATTAGTAAGGTCTCGACTGCACCGAAGGAGGGGGTCCAGGAAGTCAAACGGAATATAAAAAAAATCAATCCTAAGGCGATAGTGATTGAGGCTGACTTGAAGATAGAAGTTGACAATTCCAAAATGATAAAGGGGAAACGCGTGCTGATCGTCGAAGATGGTCCTACTCTAACACACGGAGAGATGAAATATGGGGCTGGGACCATAGCCGCGCGTGAATTCGGCGCCGCTGAGATCATTGACCCGAGACCCTTTGCCGTTGGTTCTATTCAGAAGGTTTTTGAGGATTATCCACATATAGGAGCACTCCTCCCTGCCGTGGGATATGGTGACAGGCAGATCAAAGAGCTTCAGGAAACCATTGAGAGGACAAATTGTGACCTTATAATTATTGGAACGCCCATCGATCTGAGACGCATCATCGACTTCAAGAAACAGGCGCTGCGGGTGACCTACAGGCTTAGAGAGATGAGCAAGCCTGACCTGGCAGAAGTCCTTGAAAGGTTCCGGGATTGA
- the argF gene encoding ornithine carbamoyltransferase, which translates to MKNTDLISIHDLEIDEILEILNLAEIMKANPDRYTDALAGKTLAMIFEKPSLRTRVTFEVGMTQMGGHAIYLASSDAQIGKRESIPDVARNLERWTDAIMARTFSHQTIVDLAAYAGIPVINGLSDLFHPCQALADFFTIRDIKGDLKGLKVVFVGDGNNVAHSLMHCAAKVGANITIVTPPGYEPREEVAREAREDAKKTGVEIHVTNDIREGLKKADVVYTDVWASMGQEAEREERIRKFRDYQVNSTVMDMASKSAIFMHCLPAHRGEEVTDDVADAQYSVIFQQAENRLHVQKAIMNLLMGEESFI; encoded by the coding sequence ATGAAAAACACGGACCTTATATCCATCCATGACCTGGAGATCGATGAAATTCTGGAGATTCTTAATCTGGCGGAGATCATGAAGGCCAATCCTGATCGGTACACCGATGCTCTTGCTGGAAAGACCCTCGCCATGATCTTTGAGAAGCCTTCTCTTAGAACGAGGGTCACCTTTGAGGTTGGCATGACTCAGATGGGAGGGCACGCCATCTACCTCGCATCATCGGATGCTCAGATTGGGAAGAGGGAATCTATCCCCGACGTGGCCAGAAATCTCGAGCGATGGACCGACGCCATCATGGCAAGGACGTTCAGCCATCAGACGATCGTTGACCTGGCGGCTTATGCCGGCATTCCAGTGATCAACGGGCTATCGGATCTATTCCATCCCTGCCAGGCGCTCGCTGACTTCTTCACGATCAGAGACATCAAGGGAGATCTCAAGGGATTGAAGGTCGTATTTGTCGGGGATGGAAACAACGTGGCACACTCACTGATGCACTGCGCCGCTAAGGTGGGAGCGAACATCACCATAGTCACACCCCCAGGGTACGAACCGAGAGAAGAGGTAGCGAGGGAAGCTAGGGAGGATGCGAAGAAGACAGGGGTAGAGATACATGTCACCAATGATATCCGCGAAGGACTGAAAAAGGCCGATGTCGTTTACACGGATGTCTGGGCAAGCATGGGACAGGAAGCGGAACGGGAAGAAAGGATCCGGAAGTTTAGAGACTATCAGGTCAATTCGACTGTAATGGATATGGCTTCAAAGAGCGCCATCTTCATGCATTGCCTCCCAGCACACAGGGGAGAAGAAGTCACCGACGACGTTGCCGATGCTCAATATTCAGTGATCTTCCAGCAGGCTGAAAATAGACTCCATGTGCAGAAGGCAATCATGAACCTCCTCATGGGCGAAGAAAGCTTCATCTGA
- a CDS encoding sigma-54 dependent transcriptional regulator, translating into MSRILLVEDKDSLREVLKKTLKSEGHLVDDTPSGRAAISMLNQKGYDLVLTDLRLPEADGHQILKATMEVDASIPVIVMTAYGTIEDAVLAMKEGAFDYISKPVDTDHLLLLIDRGIRQRNLLTENIILKEEFSEKLGFPKIVGEHEKIKDIEAEIKKIAPTDATVLLLGESGTGKELFARAVHFLSKRKNEPFVPINCAAIPETLLENELFGHEKGAYTGAHTSRMGRFEMAHRGTIFLDEIGDLAHNVQVKLLRVIETKKFEKIGGTRTVEVDVRIIAATNRNLKKSVEEGKFREDLYYRISVVPVLIPPLRERKSDIHLLARHFIEKFSREFRKKNLKLTDGALKTLESYHWPGNIRELENCMERAVILVEGDLIKIEHLNLPGQTLAEWCISKGIGWRNEARLAFEGFIASLKEKDLQEARDAGAGVAEKFKIFLALNDAQGDMKEASKILGLSETELYTKIIELGIDPLKPSLP; encoded by the coding sequence ATGAGCAGAATCTTACTCGTTGAGGACAAGGACTCCCTGAGAGAGGTCCTAAAAAAGACGCTGAAATCGGAAGGTCATCTCGTCGACGACACGCCGAGCGGCAGAGCCGCCATATCCATGCTTAACCAGAAAGGCTACGACCTCGTTTTAACCGATCTGCGGCTGCCTGAAGCTGATGGTCACCAGATCCTCAAGGCGACCATGGAAGTTGATGCCAGCATCCCTGTAATCGTCATGACCGCTTACGGGACGATCGAAGATGCCGTCCTTGCCATGAAGGAAGGAGCCTTCGATTACATCTCGAAGCCGGTGGATACAGACCACTTGCTTCTCCTCATCGACAGGGGAATCAGGCAGAGGAACCTTCTTACGGAAAATATAATCTTGAAGGAGGAATTTTCAGAGAAGCTTGGCTTTCCGAAAATTGTCGGGGAGCATGAGAAGATCAAAGATATAGAGGCTGAGATCAAGAAGATTGCCCCTACTGATGCAACGGTTCTTCTCCTTGGCGAAAGCGGCACGGGGAAAGAGCTCTTTGCCCGTGCCGTTCATTTTCTGAGCAAAAGAAAGAATGAGCCGTTTGTTCCTATCAACTGTGCCGCCATTCCAGAGACCCTACTTGAAAATGAGCTCTTTGGCCATGAAAAAGGAGCCTATACTGGTGCCCACACATCCAGGATGGGAAGATTTGAGATGGCTCACAGGGGGACGATCTTCCTGGATGAGATTGGAGACCTCGCCCACAACGTCCAGGTCAAGCTCCTTCGCGTCATCGAGACAAAGAAGTTTGAGAAGATCGGAGGGACCAGGACCGTCGAAGTCGATGTAAGGATCATAGCCGCCACAAACAGGAACCTGAAGAAGAGCGTGGAGGAAGGGAAATTCAGGGAGGACCTCTACTACAGGATTTCGGTGGTTCCGGTTCTGATACCGCCACTGAGGGAACGAAAATCAGACATTCATCTCCTTGCCAGGCATTTTATTGAGAAGTTCTCAAGAGAGTTCCGGAAGAAGAATTTAAAACTCACCGATGGGGCTCTGAAAACCCTGGAAAGTTATCACTGGCCCGGGAACATCAGGGAACTCGAGAATTGCATGGAAAGGGCTGTCATCCTGGTTGAGGGGGATCTAATCAAGATTGAACATTTGAACTTGCCAGGACAAACGCTTGCAGAGTGGTGTATCAGTAAAGGCATAGGCTGGAGAAATGAGGCTCGGCTTGCCTTTGAGGGATTCATTGCCTCTTTAAAGGAAAAGGATCTCCAAGAGGCAAGGGACGCAGGTGCCGGTGTCGCTGAGAAATTTAAGATATTTCTAGCGCTGAATGATGCGCAAGGCGACATGAAAGAAGCTTCGAAGATCCTTGGTCTTAGTGAAACAGAATTATATACAAAAATAATAGAATTAGGGATCGATCCATTGAAACCCTCCCTTCCTTGA